Proteins encoded by one window of Paroedura picta isolate Pp20150507F chromosome 11, Ppicta_v3.0, whole genome shotgun sequence:
- the ZEB1 gene encoding zinc finger E-box-binding homeobox 1 isoform X3 — translation MTSHKSGRDQRHVTQSSGNRKFKCTECGKAFKYKHHLKEHLRIHSGEKPYECPNCKKRFSHSGSYSSHISSKKCIGLVPVNGRARSGIKTSQCSSPSLSASPGSPARPQVRQKIENKPLQEQLPVNQIKTEPVDYEFKPIVVASGINCSAPLQNGVFTAGSQLQATSSPQGVVQAVVLPTVGLVSPISINLSDIQNVLKVAVDGNVIRQVLENSHTSLTSKEQETINTASIQQAGHSLISAISLPLVDQDGTTKIIINYSLEQPSQLQVVPQNLKKENSAPANSCKSEKLPEDLRVKSEKEKSFEGETNDSTCLLRDDCPGDLNALQESKHYDVKNVSQPPQLSGTEAEKSESSGSSEAGEANLSPGQPPLKNLLSLLKAYYALNAQPSSGELSKIADSVNLPLDVVKKWFEKMQAGQISVPSSGPSSPEPDKLKNSVDNEAPTGLTNAKEQQDIPSDSQLPPKPEKPQTVSAGSTRNDSRNNTPSPSPLNLSSSRNSQGLAYPNEGVQEEPQIEPLDLSLPKQHGESLERSTITSVYQNSVYSVQEEPLNLTCAKKEPQKDSSITDSEPVVNVIPPSANPINIAIPTVTAQLPTIVAIADQNSVPCLRALAANKQTILIPQVAYTYSTTVNSTVQETPKQQVQPNGSQDERQDTSSEGVSNVEDQNDSDSTPPKKKMRKTENGMYACDLCDKIFQKSSSLLRHKYEHTGKRPHECGICKKAFKHKHHLIEHMRLHSGEKPYQCDKCGKRFSHSGSYSQHMNHRYSYCKREAEERDGTEQEEMAQEHLSSDPTGAGASPSPLDSDERESLTREEEEDSEKEDEEEEDKETEEPSEEKECGELQEEEEEEEEGGEEGKTESSRKGEEAVSEESCVKQEVIPKTERVSDEDAYKA, via the exons AGACATGTGACTCAATCAAGTGGTAACCGAAAATTTAAGTGCACTGAATGTGGGAAAGCTTTCAAATATAAGCATCATTTAAAGGAACATCTACGAATTCACAGTG GAGAGAAGCCATATGAGTGCCCAAACTGCAAGAAACGTTTTTCCCATTCTGGTTCCTACAGCTCCCATATAAGCAGCAAAAAATGCATTGGTTTGGTGCCTGTGAATGGCCGAGCACGATCAGGGATCAAGACATCTCAGTGCTCTTCCCCGTCCCTTTCTGCGTCACCAGGTAGCCCAGCAAGACCACAAGTACGGCAGAAAATAGAAAACAAGCCCTTACAAGAACAACTTCCTGTAAACCAAATTAAAACTGAACCTGTGGATTATGAGTTTAAGCCCATAGTGGTTGCTTCAGGAATCAATTGTTCAGCCCCTTTGCAAAATGGGGTTTTTACTGCTGGTAGCCAATTACAGGCAACCAGTTCTCCTCAGGGTGTGGTGCAAGCTGTTGTTTTGCCAACCGTCGGTCTGGTGTCTCCAATAAGTATCAATTTAAGTGACATTCAAAATGTACTCAAAGTTGCGGTGGATGGCAATGTTATAAGGCAAGTATTGGAGAACAGTCACACCAGTCTTACATCCAAAGAACAAGAAACAATCAATACTGCATCCATTCAACAAGCTGGACATTCCCTCATTTCAGCTATCAGTCTTCCTTTGGTTGATCAAGACGGGACAACCAAAATTATCATCAACTACAGTCTGGAGCAGCCTAGCCAACTTCAGGTGGTTCCACAGAACCTGAAAAAAGAGAATTCTGCCCCAGCAAACAGCTGCAAATCTGAAAAGTTACCCGAAGATCTCAGAGTGAAGTCTGAGAAAGAAAAAAGCTTTGAAGGAGAGACCAATGATAGCACTTGCCTTCTTCGTGATGACTGCCCGGGAGATCTTAATGCACTTCAAGAATCAAAGCACTATGATGTGAAAAATGTCTCTCAGCCACCTCAGCTCAGTGGCACAGAAGCTGAAAAGTCCGAATCCTCTGGTTCATCAGaagcaggggaggccaacctaTCACCCGGTCAACCTCCTTTAAAGAATCTTTTATCCCTCCTAAAAGCCTATTATGCATTAAATGCACAACCAAGCTCAGGAGAGCTCTCCAAAATTGCTGATTCAGTAAACTTGCCATTGGACGTCGTCAAAAAGTGGTTTGAAAAAATGCAAGCTGGCCAAATTTCTGTCCCATCCTCAGGACCATCTTCCCCTGAGCCTGACAAATTAAAAAATTCTGTTGATAATGAAGCCCCTACGGGACTTACAAATGCAAAAGAGCAGCAGGACATCCCATCAGACTCTCAACTCCCTCCCAAACCAGAAAAACCACAGACTGTATCCGCCGGATCTACTCGGAACGATTCGCGGAATAACACGCCATCCCCATCGCCTCTTAACCTCTCTTCATCTAGAAATTCACAGGGTCTTGCGTACCCTAATGAGGGTGTCCAGGAAGAGCCACAAATAGAACCTCTTGACCTTTCACTACCAAAGCAACACGGAGAGTCCTTGGAACGATCTACTATAACTAGTGTTTACCAGAACAGTGTTTATTCTGTCCAAGAAGAACCTTTGAACTTAACTTGTGCAAAAAAAGAACCGCAAAAGGACAGCAGTATTACAGACTCTGAACCAGTTGTAAATGTAATCCCACCAAGTGCCAATCCCATAAATATCGCTATACCTACAGTTACTGCCCAGTTACCTACCATTGTTGCTATTGCCGACCAGAACAGTGTTCCGTGCTTAAGAGCTCTCGCTGCCAATAAGCAGACCATTCTTATACCACAGGTAGCTTATACTTATTCCACCACCGTCAACTCTACCGTTCAAGAAACACCAAAACAGCAGGTGCAGCCCAATGGAAGTCAG GACGAAAGACAAGACACTAGCTCAGAAGGGGTATCAAATGTGGAAGATCAGAATGATTCTGATTCCACACCACCGAAGAAGAAGATGAGAAAGACAGAAAATGGAATGTATGCTTGTGATTTGTGTGATAAAATATTCCAGAAGAGTAGCTCACTCTTAAGACATAAATATGAACACACAG GTAAAAGACCGCACGAGTGTGGCATCTGCAAAAAGGCGTTTAAACACAAACATCATTTGATCGAACACATGCGACTGCACTCTGGAGAAAAGCCCTATCAATGTGACAAATGTGGCAAGCGTTTTTCACATTCGGGGTCTTACTCCCAGCACATGAATCACCGCTACTCGTATTGCAAAAGGGAAGCTGAAGAGCGAGATGGCACAGAACAGGAAGAGATGGCACAAGAGCACCTCAGCAGTGACCCCACAGGGGCCggggcctctccctccccgctcgactcagatgagagagagagcttgacaagggaagaggaggaagacagTGAaaaagaggatgaggaagaggaagacaaagAGACGGAGGAGccatcagaagaaaaagaatgtgGTGAAttacaagaggaggaggaggaggaggaggaagggggagaggaaggaaaaactgAAAGTAGCAGGAAGGGTGAAGAAGCTGTAAGTGAAGAAAGCTGCGTGAAACAGGAAGTTATACCGAAAACAGAGCGGGTGTCGGATGAAGATGCATATAAAGCTTAA